Proteins encoded in a region of the Isosphaeraceae bacterium EP7 genome:
- a CDS encoding (deoxy)nucleoside triphosphate pyrophosphohydrolase: MSSTPAETPLDVGIALVHRDGSYLIRRRPVGSPMPGYWEFPGGKCEPGEPPEAATARECLEETGLIVSVDRCRRVVVHRYPHGFVRLHYYQCTPEPGAEPALGSGFLWAATRDLTTHRFPEANEPILADLAAEASAN, translated from the coding sequence ATGTCGAGCACGCCAGCCGAGACGCCGCTCGACGTGGGCATCGCCTTGGTCCACCGCGACGGGTCGTACCTGATTCGCCGCAGGCCCGTCGGCTCGCCCATGCCCGGTTACTGGGAATTTCCCGGCGGCAAATGCGAGCCCGGCGAGCCGCCCGAGGCCGCCACGGCCCGCGAATGCCTCGAAGAGACCGGCCTGATCGTGAGCGTCGACCGGTGCCGCCGAGTCGTCGTCCACCGGTACCCACACGGCTTCGTCCGCCTGCATTACTACCAGTGCACGCCCGAACCCGGCGCCGAGCCGGCCCTCGGCTCCGGATTCCTCTGGGCCGCCACCCGCGACCTCACGACCCACAGATTCCCCGAGGCCAATGAGCCGATCCTCGCAGACCTGGCGGCCGAGGCCTCGGCGAACTGA
- a CDS encoding SIMPL domain-containing protein (The SIMPL domain is named for its presence in mouse protein SIMPL (signalling molecule that associates with mouse pelle-like kinase). Bacterial member BP26, from Brucella, was shown to assemble into a channel-like structure, while YggE from E. coli has been associated with resistance to oxidative stress.), producing MNSSKVVLLALSIGLSVAAARSEAQYSYGGAGGDSSGNIEGFSVVGKSSIGVKPNLLEIDLEVNAASELSADAIVKYRDAKRKLSEAFTALKLADVKVEERGLLVDQKGMMNQNYFNGMPQSTRARTEVQLTRKLIVKVSNIRPMDEDTLLPLIARLLDVAQDAGGKIGGSNNFNPYYYNPYQMNNQSLVRFVVDDLDAIQDEAFKKAMDDARARAKRLATMSGVDLGPVLAVREVFVPGERPRMNPYTGEEEERGPRRLEASKFQEIPVRVELLVRFGIRPSTTANAKPEGAAAK from the coding sequence ATGAATAGCTCGAAGGTCGTTTTGCTCGCCCTGTCGATCGGGCTCTCCGTCGCCGCCGCGCGTTCGGAGGCGCAGTATTCCTACGGCGGGGCGGGCGGAGATTCCTCGGGCAACATCGAGGGCTTCTCGGTGGTCGGCAAGTCGTCGATCGGGGTCAAGCCGAACCTGCTGGAGATCGACCTCGAGGTCAATGCCGCCTCGGAGCTCTCCGCCGACGCGATCGTCAAATACCGCGACGCCAAGCGCAAGCTCAGCGAGGCCTTCACGGCCCTGAAGCTCGCCGACGTCAAGGTCGAGGAACGCGGCCTTCTGGTCGACCAGAAGGGGATGATGAACCAGAACTACTTCAACGGAATGCCGCAGAGCACGCGGGCCAGGACCGAGGTGCAGCTGACCCGCAAGCTGATCGTCAAGGTGTCGAACATTAGGCCGATGGACGAGGACACGCTGCTCCCGCTCATCGCCCGGCTGCTCGACGTCGCCCAGGACGCCGGGGGTAAGATCGGCGGGTCGAACAACTTCAATCCGTATTACTACAACCCCTATCAAATGAACAACCAGTCGCTCGTCCGATTCGTCGTCGATGACCTCGACGCGATCCAGGACGAGGCCTTCAAGAAGGCGATGGACGACGCCCGCGCCCGCGCCAAGCGGCTGGCGACGATGAGCGGCGTGGATCTGGGTCCGGTCCTGGCCGTCCGCGAGGTTTTCGTCCCCGGCGAACGGCCCCGGATGAATCCGTACACCGGCGAGGAGGAGGAGCGCGGCCCCCGGCGGCTCGAGGCATCGAAGTTCCAGGAGATCCCGGTCCGGGTCGAGCTGCTCGTGCGATTCGGCATCCGACCCTCGACGACGGCCAACGCCAAGCCCGAGGGGGCCGCCGCGAAATGA
- a CDS encoding family 16 glycoside hydrolase, which translates to MPSISPRSGLACLLAASGLVACLAADVGPPGAEPARWRQHDIRRPKPPVAEPSEAAAPTKPPKGAVVLFDGTGLDAWKASAGGGPAGWKVVDGQMETLPGAGKIETKQGFGDIQLHVEWASPREPNGVGQDRGNSGIFLMDQFEIQVLDSYKADTYADGQAGAIYGEYPPLFNASRPPGEWQTYDIAFRRPRFDSAGKLKEPARITVLHNGVLIQNNEEPFGPTSWLRWQPYADRGDRGPISLQDHDHPVRYRNIWLREIPERPAPTASDLARPKVITLPQATLDQYAGNYLLNAKPNAPVAAIAREEGHLTIKLPFLPRPLALEPISETEFDMPHTDGRFKFARDDAGNVTGVQFRIGDGQREMKRTP; encoded by the coding sequence ATGCCCTCGATCTCTCCTCGATCTGGCCTCGCCTGCTTACTCGCCGCGTCTGGCCTCGTCGCCTGCCTGGCCGCCGACGTGGGCCCGCCCGGGGCCGAGCCCGCTCGCTGGAGGCAGCACGACATCCGCAGGCCCAAGCCGCCCGTGGCCGAGCCCTCGGAGGCGGCCGCACCGACGAAACCCCCCAAGGGCGCGGTCGTGCTCTTCGACGGCACCGGTCTCGACGCCTGGAAGGCATCCGCAGGAGGCGGCCCGGCGGGCTGGAAGGTGGTCGACGGCCAGATGGAGACGCTGCCCGGGGCCGGCAAGATCGAGACGAAACAGGGCTTCGGCGACATCCAGCTCCACGTCGAGTGGGCCTCGCCCAGGGAACCGAACGGGGTCGGCCAGGACCGCGGCAATAGCGGGATCTTCCTGATGGATCAGTTCGAGATCCAGGTGCTGGATTCTTACAAGGCGGATACCTACGCCGACGGCCAGGCGGGGGCGATCTACGGCGAGTACCCGCCCCTGTTCAACGCCTCACGCCCGCCCGGCGAGTGGCAGACCTACGACATCGCCTTCCGCCGCCCCCGATTCGACTCGGCGGGCAAGCTGAAGGAACCCGCGCGCATCACCGTCCTGCACAACGGCGTTCTGATCCAGAACAATGAAGAGCCGTTTGGCCCCACATCCTGGCTCAGGTGGCAGCCTTACGCCGATCGAGGCGACCGAGGGCCGATCTCGCTCCAGGACCACGACCACCCCGTGCGCTACCGAAACATCTGGCTGCGCGAGATTCCCGAGCGGCCCGCGCCAACGGCGTCCGACCTCGCACGCCCCAAGGTCATCACGCTGCCTCAGGCCACCCTCGACCAGTACGCGGGAAATTACCTTTTGAACGCCAAGCCCAACGCGCCGGTCGCCGCGATTGCCCGCGAGGAAGGGCACCTGACCATCAAGCTTCCGTTCCTGCCAAGGCCGCTCGCCCTGGAGCCGATTTCCGAGACCGAATTCGACATGCCCCACACCGACGGCCGCTTCAAGTTCGCCAGGGACGATGCGGGGAACGTGACCGGAGTCCAATTCCGGATCGGTGACGGCCAGCGTGAGATGAAGCGGACCCCCTGA
- a CDS encoding PQQ-binding-like beta-propeller repeat protein, translating into MPAMRPLLASLLLLLIAAFAPGQAVDEKADKVSNDQPDRPLQMPPASTEVKEAFDDFERFKRRNAWERALKALFTIPDEQTTKFVDGEGGFIISVAQKRRAVLSSLPPEGQAAYRLFYDADAKKLLDEADGSSEKKNLERVYSAYFASSVGDNAADRLGDLNFELGHFDRAAECWLSIVRERPDTDLSIGLVSLKAALALYRAGRMAELAQVRTDLAERHADEKVTLGGRSGSPAEVLRLLLGEEGEKALAGPGVAQATPVVPAPDLGDSATASWQMRFADSVEAGMTPAELVQWQATPLSLVVPAVAVDGSNIYANYLGTIFAIDARTGKLLWRSGTFHHVDLSAMQQQVQFMDTSRFAVVASGESVWTLGRDLKDQNYMAPFGLTCRRATNGDVIWNSTDLSDYVDVDLVGQPLLVGETLFVAAKSGMNQRQQGKAEQFLVAIRGHDGKLLWKAELGALRSVEQYWNPYQQSSSTQPQLFYRAGSVYVDTHLGVLARVTAETGAIDWGFGYRTDPVQGQNRFFFFNGNMQVEPAGSGNPPLAAGELLLIKGAQSDRLYAVDPNTQKLAWERPIARSTRLLAAGAGALYLGGPELGEMNLETRKLGWSSKLPGGSLKGKVLARPDGIWQLTHRGIFEIDPRTGDTRRIIRGDDLGVAGGDLIVTDRMLVSVSNRTISVYDRRAAGAGVASGGGPGSNKARASNE; encoded by the coding sequence ATGCCCGCGATGCGCCCGCTGCTGGCAAGCTTGCTCCTCCTGCTGATCGCCGCATTCGCGCCCGGACAGGCGGTCGACGAGAAGGCCGACAAGGTCTCCAACGACCAGCCCGACCGGCCCCTCCAGATGCCTCCGGCGTCGACGGAGGTGAAGGAGGCGTTCGACGACTTCGAACGCTTCAAGCGGCGGAATGCCTGGGAGCGGGCCCTCAAGGCGCTCTTCACGATCCCCGACGAGCAGACGACCAAGTTCGTCGACGGCGAGGGGGGGTTCATCATCTCGGTGGCGCAGAAGCGGCGGGCCGTGCTCTCGAGCCTGCCGCCCGAGGGCCAGGCGGCCTATCGCCTCTTCTACGACGCCGATGCCAAGAAGCTGCTCGACGAGGCCGATGGTTCCTCGGAGAAGAAGAATCTCGAACGCGTCTATTCGGCCTACTTCGCCTCGTCCGTCGGCGACAACGCGGCCGACCGGCTGGGCGACCTGAACTTCGAGCTGGGCCACTTCGACCGGGCCGCCGAATGCTGGCTCTCCATCGTCCGCGAGCGGCCCGACACCGACCTCTCGATCGGCCTGGTCTCCCTCAAGGCCGCCCTGGCACTTTACCGGGCCGGGCGAATGGCGGAACTCGCGCAGGTCCGGACGGACCTGGCGGAACGGCACGCCGACGAGAAGGTCACGCTCGGCGGCAGGAGCGGCTCGCCGGCCGAGGTGCTCCGTCTGCTGCTCGGCGAGGAGGGCGAGAAGGCCCTTGCCGGCCCCGGCGTCGCCCAGGCCACACCAGTCGTACCCGCCCCGGACCTCGGCGACTCGGCGACGGCGTCCTGGCAGATGCGATTTGCCGACTCGGTCGAGGCGGGGATGACGCCCGCGGAGCTGGTCCAGTGGCAGGCCACCCCCCTCAGCCTGGTCGTCCCCGCGGTGGCCGTCGACGGGTCCAACATCTACGCCAACTACCTCGGCACGATCTTCGCCATCGACGCCAGGACCGGCAAGTTGCTCTGGCGCTCGGGCACGTTCCATCACGTCGACCTCTCGGCGATGCAGCAGCAGGTCCAGTTCATGGACACGAGCCGGTTCGCGGTCGTCGCCTCGGGAGAGAGCGTCTGGACGCTGGGCCGCGACCTCAAGGATCAGAACTACATGGCCCCGTTCGGCCTGACCTGCCGGCGGGCCACCAACGGCGACGTCATCTGGAACTCGACCGACCTGTCCGACTACGTTGATGTCGACCTGGTGGGGCAACCCCTGCTCGTGGGCGAGACGCTGTTCGTCGCCGCCAAGTCCGGCATGAATCAGCGGCAGCAGGGGAAGGCCGAGCAGTTCCTGGTGGCGATCCGAGGCCATGACGGCAAGCTGCTCTGGAAGGCCGAGCTGGGCGCCCTCCGGTCGGTCGAGCAGTACTGGAATCCATACCAGCAGAGTTCCTCGACCCAGCCTCAGCTCTTCTATCGGGCCGGATCGGTGTACGTGGACACGCACCTCGGCGTGCTCGCCCGCGTCACCGCCGAGACGGGCGCGATCGACTGGGGCTTCGGCTACCGGACCGATCCCGTCCAGGGGCAGAATCGGTTCTTCTTCTTCAACGGCAACATGCAGGTGGAGCCGGCGGGCTCGGGGAATCCTCCGCTGGCGGCGGGCGAACTCCTGCTGATCAAGGGGGCCCAGTCGGATCGGCTCTACGCGGTCGACCCCAACACGCAGAAGCTGGCCTGGGAACGGCCGATCGCCAGATCCACGCGGCTGCTGGCCGCGGGCGCCGGGGCTCTCTACCTGGGCGGCCCCGAGTTGGGGGAGATGAACCTGGAGACCCGCAAGCTCGGGTGGTCGTCGAAGCTCCCGGGCGGCAGCCTGAAGGGGAAGGTGCTCGCCCGGCCCGACGGGATCTGGCAGCTGACCCATCGGGGAATCTTCGAGATCGACCCCAGAACGGGCGACACTCGCAGGATCATCCGCGGCGACGACCTCGGCGTGGCCGGCGGCGACCTGATCGTGACCGACCGGATGCTGGTCTCGGTCTCCAATCGGACGATCTCGGTATATGACCGCCGCGCAGCCGGCGCCGGGGTGGCCTCAGGCGGCGGCCCCGGGTCCAACAAGGCGAGGGCATCGAATGAATAG
- a CDS encoding AAA family ATPase, producing MDIDLAELDELKSAHAQIREQISRQIIGQDDVVDQLLIAVFARGHCILEGVPGLAKTLMVNSLARSLSLDFNRIQFTPDLMPSDITGTEVLYEDRNSGARELRFVPGPIFANLILADEINRTPPKTQAALLEAMQERQVTAGGHRHGLPDPFFVLATQNPIEQEGTYPLPEAQLDRFLFKIFITYPTPEEERRIYRVTTGSQDHEITPTLDGARIAALQKVVRRVPVSDHCIDYAMDLVRATRGPAYGGPGFIGEYVAWGAGPRDGQSLILASKAKAALAGRASVSVEDIRAVAHPVLRHRIVLNYNAQAAGETSDSIIKRLLKDIPVRKGAADAAVAEVFRP from the coding sequence ATCGACATCGACCTGGCCGAGCTGGACGAGCTGAAGTCGGCCCATGCGCAGATCCGCGAGCAGATCTCGCGGCAGATCATCGGCCAGGACGACGTCGTCGACCAGCTCCTGATCGCCGTCTTCGCCCGCGGCCACTGCATCCTGGAAGGGGTGCCGGGCCTGGCCAAGACCCTGATGGTCAACTCGCTGGCCCGCTCGCTCTCGCTGGACTTCAACCGGATCCAGTTCACCCCCGACCTGATGCCCAGCGACATCACCGGCACCGAGGTGCTCTACGAGGACCGCAACAGCGGCGCCCGCGAGCTGCGGTTCGTCCCCGGGCCGATCTTCGCCAACCTGATCCTGGCCGACGAGATCAACCGGACCCCGCCCAAGACCCAGGCCGCGCTGCTGGAGGCCATGCAGGAGCGGCAGGTCACCGCCGGCGGGCATCGCCACGGCCTGCCCGACCCCTTCTTCGTGCTGGCCACCCAGAACCCGATCGAGCAGGAAGGGACCTACCCCCTGCCCGAGGCCCAGCTCGACCGGTTCCTCTTCAAGATCTTCATCACCTACCCCACGCCCGAGGAAGAGCGGCGCATCTACCGGGTCACCACCGGATCTCAGGACCACGAGATCACGCCGACGCTCGACGGGGCGCGGATCGCGGCCTTGCAGAAGGTGGTGCGTCGGGTGCCGGTCTCGGACCACTGCATCGACTACGCGATGGACCTGGTCCGGGCGACCCGCGGCCCCGCGTATGGCGGCCCCGGATTCATCGGCGAGTATGTCGCCTGGGGCGCCGGCCCGCGCGACGGGCAGTCCTTGATCCTCGCGTCCAAGGCCAAGGCCGCGCTCGCCGGCCGGGCGAGCGTCTCCGTCGAGGACATCCGCGCGGTGGCCCACCCGGTCTTGCGGCACCGGATCGTGTTGAACTACAACGCCCAGGCTGCCGGCGAGACGAGCGACTCGATCATCAAGCGACTCTTGAAGGACATCCCCGTCCGGAAGGGAGCCGCCGATGCCGCCGTCGCCGAAGTATTCCGACCCTGA
- a CDS encoding enoyl-ACP reductase produces the protein MGLFDGKKGMILGVANDFSIAWAISQQLLEQGAELGFTHLPGEKMERRVRKLADPIGAKLVTSCDVQKDEDIARVFEEAKATYGKLDFVLHSIAFAPIADIKCPFVQASREGFKTAMDISVYSLAAVSKYASEVMPDGGSIATLTYFGGERVVEGYNMMGVCKAALDAAVKYLAYDLGPKKIRVNAISAGPVKTLAASAVGDASKLAELYEAVAPLGRNITREEVGAAGMFILSDLASGITGEILHVDGGYNAMGSPGRAIPH, from the coding sequence ATGGGGTTGTTCGATGGCAAGAAGGGGATGATTCTCGGGGTCGCCAACGACTTCAGCATCGCCTGGGCGATCAGCCAGCAACTTCTCGAGCAAGGCGCGGAGCTGGGGTTCACCCACCTGCCCGGCGAGAAGATGGAGCGGCGGGTCCGCAAGCTGGCCGACCCGATTGGGGCCAAGCTCGTCACCTCCTGCGACGTGCAGAAGGACGAGGACATCGCCCGGGTCTTCGAAGAGGCCAAGGCGACCTACGGCAAGCTCGACTTCGTGCTGCACTCGATCGCGTTCGCCCCCATCGCCGACATCAAGTGCCCGTTCGTGCAGGCCAGCCGCGAAGGCTTCAAGACGGCCATGGACATCAGCGTCTACTCGCTGGCCGCCGTCTCGAAGTACGCCTCCGAGGTCATGCCCGACGGCGGCTCGATCGCCACGCTGACCTACTTCGGCGGCGAGCGCGTCGTCGAGGGGTACAACATGATGGGCGTCTGCAAGGCCGCCCTGGATGCCGCGGTGAAGTACCTGGCCTACGACCTCGGCCCCAAGAAGATCCGCGTCAACGCCATCTCCGCCGGCCCGGTCAAGACGCTGGCGGCCTCCGCCGTGGGCGACGCCAGCAAGCTCGCCGAGCTCTACGAAGCAGTCGCCCCCCTTGGTCGCAACATCACCCGCGAGGAAGTGGGCGCGGCCGGGATGTTCATCCTGTCCGACCTGGCCAGCGGCATCACCGGCGAGATCCTCCACGTCGATGGCGGCTACAACGCCATGGGCTCCCCAGGCCGCGCCATCCCGCACTGA
- a CDS encoding glycosyltransferase family 39 protein: MAQAGDSGPGEGSRRWLVPAVLFLVALALRSLDLGRLSLWYDEVVSMHLARQSGPMALLERLEATDATRAPLHPFLLQGWLAVFGTSDLAGRSFSVVCGVVTVGLIGWIGTVVFDRRAGLAAAWLAAICPPLVVYSREVRMYALLTLLTCLAWALVLRPGGLRGIGRSVVYVVLLAALAYCHPLGLIMAVTLAGVCLAESGRSWFSLRRWFVLHSAALALVAPWLGHFLDHDPESVTGPLPLKFLLGMPIAFVGGNALTLVGIVFLAALGCLGRGTWPRPGIDRRALPLVAWFVVPPTALYLYSLVGHPLFGPVRYTLFSAPACLLLIAGGLSHLPRRTSLAVLCGLSLLTIVPLKQGVFAPDLKADWRAAALFLGDRPASEPLLVTSSDPSQNVEVEAARYYVEGSRRVEAWPIEDDEWPSDLLSAPSAWISEPVRDGKIVAQAPEFLGPFAASGEVKALPGLRLVRLVRRPEPGPVTAP; the protein is encoded by the coding sequence ATGGCTCAGGCGGGCGATTCCGGTCCCGGCGAAGGGTCGCGGCGCTGGCTGGTGCCCGCAGTCCTCTTCCTCGTTGCGCTGGCGCTGAGATCGCTGGACCTCGGCCGGCTGAGCCTCTGGTATGACGAGGTCGTCAGCATGCACCTGGCCCGGCAATCGGGGCCGATGGCCTTGCTCGAACGACTGGAGGCGACCGATGCCACGCGGGCCCCTTTGCATCCGTTCCTGCTTCAAGGATGGCTGGCGGTGTTCGGCACCTCGGATCTCGCGGGTCGGTCCTTCAGCGTCGTCTGTGGGGTGGTGACCGTTGGCCTCATCGGCTGGATCGGGACGGTCGTCTTCGACCGACGAGCTGGGCTGGCGGCTGCCTGGTTGGCGGCGATCTGCCCTCCACTTGTCGTCTACTCACGCGAAGTCCGGATGTATGCCCTGCTAACCCTGCTCACCTGCCTTGCCTGGGCATTGGTGCTCCGGCCCGGAGGGCTCCGGGGCATCGGAAGGTCGGTCGTCTATGTCGTGCTACTGGCGGCACTCGCGTATTGCCACCCGCTCGGATTGATCATGGCGGTCACCCTGGCCGGGGTCTGTTTGGCGGAGTCGGGAAGGTCGTGGTTTAGCCTGCGCCGCTGGTTCGTCCTGCACTCCGCCGCCCTGGCCCTGGTGGCCCCCTGGTTGGGGCACTTTCTGGACCATGATCCGGAATCGGTCACAGGCCCGCTGCCGCTCAAGTTCCTGCTGGGGATGCCCATCGCGTTCGTCGGCGGGAATGCCCTGACCCTGGTCGGCATCGTCTTCCTGGCGGCACTGGGCTGCCTGGGCCGGGGAACCTGGCCGAGGCCCGGTATCGACCGCAGGGCCTTGCCGCTGGTCGCCTGGTTCGTCGTGCCGCCGACGGCCCTTTACCTGTATTCGCTGGTGGGCCATCCCCTCTTCGGCCCGGTCCGATACACCCTGTTCTCGGCCCCGGCCTGTCTGCTTCTAATTGCCGGGGGGCTTTCACATCTGCCGAGGAGGACGTCGCTGGCGGTCCTGTGCGGCCTGAGTCTTCTGACCATCGTTCCGCTGAAACAAGGAGTTTTCGCCCCCGACTTGAAGGCCGACTGGCGTGCCGCCGCCTTGTTCCTGGGGGATCGGCCCGCGAGCGAGCCGCTGCTCGTGACTTCGAGCGACCCGAGCCAGAATGTCGAGGTCGAGGCGGCCCGGTATTACGTCGAAGGGTCGAGGCGGGTCGAGGCCTGGCCGATCGAGGACGACGAGTGGCCTTCGGACCTTCTGAGTGCCCCCTCGGCCTGGATCTCCGAGCCGGTTCGCGATGGCAAGATCGTCGCCCAGGCTCCCGAGTTTCTCGGCCCCTTCGCGGCCAGCGGCGAGGTCAAGGCGCTGCCGGGCTTGCGGCTGGTGCGTCTGGTGAGGCGGCCGGAGCCTGGTCCGGTGACCGCTCCCTGA
- a CDS encoding prenyltransferase/squalene oxidase repeat-containing protein: MNTTGRIESWTRAGRATRRDVLGMGCAAAAWLAAGDRLARAAESEVLPKHITPEALKAVVKGLDYLASSQADDGSWIAGGGQAYPVAMAGLAGTAMLAHGNSPTRGKYSRNVQGTVEYLVRCATPTGLITGPSQDSGQPMHGHGFALMFLASVYGMITKESLRLKVRDAIRKAVALTSQGQSADGGWTYVPGTGDEGSVTVTQVQALRACHNAGFLVPQAVIEEATKYLEKCRTPEGGIQYSLRSPSGPRLAISAAAVATLYNAGQFDSGIATDCLKYVWDQYQAVPGWDKGGGHAFYSQLYASQGFYMAGDKYWDAYFPGTRDALIAMQAPDGSWNGDGIGQVYGTAIGVIILQLPYKYLPVFQR, encoded by the coding sequence ATGAACACGACCGGTCGCATTGAAAGCTGGACCCGAGCCGGCCGCGCGACGCGCCGGGACGTCCTGGGCATGGGCTGCGCGGCCGCCGCCTGGCTGGCGGCGGGTGACCGCCTCGCCCGCGCGGCGGAGTCCGAAGTGCTGCCCAAGCACATCACGCCCGAGGCGCTCAAGGCCGTGGTCAAGGGGCTCGACTACCTCGCCTCGAGCCAGGCCGACGACGGGTCTTGGATCGCCGGGGGAGGGCAAGCCTATCCGGTGGCGATGGCCGGCCTGGCGGGCACGGCGATGCTGGCGCACGGCAACTCGCCCACCCGCGGCAAATACTCCAGGAACGTGCAGGGGACCGTCGAGTACCTGGTCCGCTGCGCGACGCCCACCGGCCTGATCACCGGCCCCAGCCAGGACAGCGGCCAGCCGATGCACGGGCACGGCTTCGCCCTGATGTTCCTGGCCTCCGTCTACGGGATGATCACCAAGGAGTCCTTGCGACTGAAGGTGCGCGACGCCATCCGCAAGGCGGTCGCCTTGACGAGCCAGGGCCAGAGCGCCGATGGGGGCTGGACCTACGTGCCGGGCACCGGCGACGAAGGGTCGGTGACCGTCACCCAGGTCCAGGCGCTGCGGGCCTGCCACAACGCCGGCTTCCTGGTGCCGCAGGCGGTCATTGAGGAGGCGACCAAATACCTGGAAAAGTGCCGGACCCCCGAGGGGGGAATCCAGTATTCCCTCAGGTCACCCTCCGGCCCGCGGCTGGCCATCTCCGCGGCCGCGGTGGCCACCCTGTACAACGCGGGCCAGTTCGACAGCGGGATCGCCACCGATTGCCTCAAATATGTCTGGGACCAGTACCAGGCCGTCCCGGGCTGGGATAAGGGGGGCGGCCACGCCTTCTACTCGCAGCTCTATGCGTCGCAGGGCTTTTACATGGCCGGCGACAAGTACTGGGACGCCTACTTCCCGGGCACCCGCGATGCCCTGATCGCCATGCAGGCGCCCGACGGCTCGTGGAACGGCGACGGCATCGGCCAGGTCTACGGCACGGCCATCGGCGTGATCATCCTCCAGCTCCCCTACAAATATCTGCCGGTCTTTCAACGATAG
- a CDS encoding allophanate hydrolase subunit 1, giving the protein MPRIQPLGDRAWLARFDSEADAAAWAGAARAAARPGVVDLVLAYRSAAVYVDPDLADPAEVGEWLGRLTVADRADETTDAHRIVVPVLYDGDDLADVAGRVGLSVDEVIGRHVSAEYRVFAVGFQPGFPYAGYLPEGLAGLPRRDRPRTVVPAGSVAIAGRQTGIYPAPSPGGWHLLGRTPLTIADLERGFFPIRAGDSLRFRAIDRAEFDRLLGLDLGTEPP; this is encoded by the coding sequence ATGCCTCGAATCCAACCGCTCGGTGACCGAGCCTGGCTCGCCCGATTCGACTCCGAGGCCGACGCGGCAGCCTGGGCCGGGGCCGCCCGCGCCGCGGCCCGGCCCGGTGTGGTCGACCTTGTCCTCGCCTACCGGTCGGCCGCCGTCTACGTCGACCCCGACCTGGCCGACCCCGCCGAAGTGGGCGAATGGCTCGGCCGATTGACGGTCGCTGACAGGGCGGATGAGACGACCGATGCGCATCGGATCGTGGTGCCCGTGCTGTACGACGGCGACGACTTGGCCGACGTCGCGGGACGCGTGGGGCTGAGCGTCGACGAGGTCATCGGGCGGCACGTCTCGGCCGAATACCGCGTCTTCGCGGTCGGGTTCCAGCCCGGTTTCCCGTATGCAGGATATCTGCCGGAAGGGCTCGCGGGCCTCCCTCGCCGGGATCGGCCGAGGACGGTGGTGCCGGCCGGTTCGGTGGCGATCGCGGGCCGGCAGACGGGCATCTATCCGGCCCCTTCGCCCGGAGGCTGGCACCTGCTGGGCCGGACGCCGCTGACGATCGCCGATCTCGAACGCGGCTTCTTCCCGATCCGCGCCGGCGACTCGCTCCGATTCCGGGCGATCGATCGGGCCGAGTTCGACCGCCTGCTGGGCCTGGATCTCGGGACCGAGCCCCCTTGA